The following coding sequences lie in one Rhizobium rhododendri genomic window:
- a CDS encoding nucleoside deaminase, producing MARTNHFMALALDEARAAGQRGEVPIGAVVVLDNTVIAIAGNRTRELNDVTAHAEIVAIRLASATLGQERLVDADLYVTLEPCTMCAAAISFARIRRLYYGAEDPKGGGIDNGVRFFAQPTCHHSPEVYSGLAESDASDILKAFFQARRGE from the coding sequence ATGGCGAGGACAAATCATTTCATGGCGCTGGCGCTGGATGAAGCGCGCGCCGCCGGACAGCGTGGCGAAGTGCCGATCGGCGCCGTGGTGGTTCTCGACAACACCGTCATCGCCATAGCGGGCAACCGGACCCGGGAATTGAACGATGTCACTGCCCATGCCGAAATAGTGGCGATCCGGCTTGCCAGCGCAACGCTAGGCCAGGAACGGCTGGTCGATGCCGATCTCTACGTGACGCTGGAGCCCTGCACGATGTGTGCGGCGGCCATTTCGTTCGCCCGCATCCGCAGGCTCTACTATGGCGCGGAGGATCCGAAAGGCGGCGGCATCGACAACGGCGTGCGCTTCTTTGCGCAGCCGACATGCCATCACAGTCCGGAGGTCTATTCAGGCCTCGCCGAAAGCGATGCCAGCGATATCCTCAAGGCATTTTTCCAAGCCCGGCGCGGCGAATAA
- a CDS encoding pseudouridine synthase, with the protein MTFNDKPKRPGSKPFLRDKPMPKREDTNAAKPAPSKLTKANIPDDAERISKVMARVGVASRRDIERMIMEGRVKLNGVQLDSPVINVTLTDKIEVDGVPIRGIERTRLWLYHKPAGLVTTNADPEGRDTVFDNLPDDLPRVMSIGRLDINTEGLLLLTNDGGLARVLELPTTGWLRRYRVRAHGEIDQDALDKLKEGIAVDGVLYGSIEATLDKVQGSNVWITMGLREGKNREIKNVLGALGLEVNRLIRISYGPFQLGDLPEGQAVEVRGRTLRDQLGPRLVEDAKANFDAPIYNVSGGDAADDDEAPAARPQQRDDWVKREKSSDKRAPARGHLDTKREDSKGGARGKDDDRPKRAPMTTPRRSANVWMAPGARPLGEKAAEKVAKNLERYGPSTRGPRVRPGSERPDEGPRVRVSRVSDSEGEWIRATDDSDDAKGKGGGFGRKSAGGDRPPRGDKPFGDRAPRGDRPQGAKSFGDRPARSDKPFGDRAPRAEKPFSDRPRGPSRPRTEGEDRPRTSSFRSDSRSDAPRGDRPSGDRPPRGDRPQSDRPRGDRPERARPQGDRPYSGRPRTEGEDRPRAKPFRSDAPRGDRPVRSERPQGERSFGDKPRSDRPTRSFDGDQRSERPARTERPSGERSYGDKPAGAKPAGRPYTGKPAGKSFGGKPAGKPGAKSFSGKPRDGAGSGRPAGGAPRGGPKGKRG; encoded by the coding sequence ATGACATTCAATGACAAGCCCAAGCGGCCTGGGTCCAAGCCCTTTCTTCGCGATAAGCCGATGCCGAAGCGCGAAGACACCAATGCTGCAAAACCTGCGCCGTCGAAGCTGACCAAGGCGAATATCCCGGATGACGCCGAGCGTATCTCCAAGGTGATGGCACGCGTCGGCGTCGCCTCCCGCCGCGATATCGAGCGGATGATCATGGAAGGCCGCGTCAAGCTGAACGGCGTGCAGCTCGACAGCCCGGTCATCAACGTCACGCTGACGGACAAGATCGAAGTCGATGGCGTGCCGATCCGTGGTATCGAGCGCACCCGTCTGTGGCTCTACCACAAGCCTGCCGGCCTGGTGACCACCAATGCCGATCCGGAAGGCCGCGATACCGTATTCGACAACCTGCCGGACGACCTGCCGCGCGTCATGTCGATCGGCCGCCTAGACATCAACACAGAAGGCTTGTTGCTGCTGACCAACGACGGCGGCCTTGCCCGCGTGCTGGAATTGCCGACCACCGGCTGGCTGCGTCGCTACCGCGTTCGCGCCCATGGCGAGATCGACCAGGATGCGCTCGACAAGCTGAAAGAAGGCATCGCCGTCGATGGCGTGCTCTATGGCTCTATCGAGGCAACGCTCGACAAGGTGCAGGGCTCCAACGTCTGGATCACCATGGGTCTTCGCGAAGGCAAGAACCGCGAAATCAAGAACGTCCTCGGCGCGCTCGGCCTCGAGGTTAATCGCCTGATCCGCATTTCCTACGGCCCGTTCCAGCTCGGCGACCTGCCGGAAGGCCAAGCCGTAGAAGTCCGTGGTCGAACGCTCCGCGACCAGCTCGGTCCACGCCTCGTCGAAGACGCCAAGGCGAATTTCGATGCGCCGATCTACAACGTGAGCGGTGGCGACGCAGCTGACGACGACGAAGCGCCCGCCGCCCGTCCGCAGCAGCGCGATGACTGGGTCAAGCGCGAAAAGTCCAGCGACAAGCGCGCTCCCGCCCGTGGCCATCTCGATACCAAGCGCGAGGACAGCAAGGGCGGTGCCCGTGGCAAGGACGACGACCGTCCGAAGCGCGCACCGATGACGACGCCGCGCCGCAGCGCCAATGTCTGGATGGCGCCCGGCGCCCGTCCTCTTGGCGAGAAGGCAGCTGAAAAGGTTGCCAAGAATCTCGAAAGATATGGCCCTTCGACCCGTGGCCCGCGCGTGCGCCCCGGCTCCGAGCGCCCGGATGAAGGTCCGCGCGTCCGTGTCAGTCGCGTCAGCGACAGCGAAGGAGAGTGGATCCGCGCCACTGACGATTCCGACGATGCCAAGGGCAAGGGCGGCGGTTTCGGCCGCAAGAGCGCCGGCGGCGACCGTCCGCCACGCGGCGACAAACCGTTTGGCGACCGTGCCCCGCGCGGCGACCGGCCCCAGGGTGCAAAGTCCTTCGGTGATCGTCCGGCCCGCAGCGACAAGCCATTCGGCGATCGTGCTCCGCGTGCCGAGAAGCCGTTCAGCGACCGCCCGCGTGGCCCGAGCCGCCCGCGTACCGAGGGCGAGGATCGCCCACGGACCAGCTCTTTCCGCAGTGACAGCCGCTCGGATGCCCCTCGTGGCGATCGTCCCTCCGGCGACCGGCCACCGCGCGGTGATCGTCCACAAAGCGATCGTCCTCGTGGCGACCGGCCCGAGCGCGCCCGTCCGCAGGGCGACCGCCCTTATTCCGGCAGGCCGCGCACTGAAGGCGAGGATCGTCCCCGTGCAAAGCCGTTCCGCTCCGACGCTCCGCGTGGCGATCGTCCTGTCCGCAGCGAACGTCCGCAGGGCGAACGTTCATTTGGTGACAAGCCGAGAAGCGACCGCCCGACACGGTCCTTCGATGGCGACCAGCGGTCCGAGCGTCCGGCAAGGACTGAACGTCCCTCCGGTGAGCGCTCGTATGGCGACAAGCCGGCCGGTGCAAAGCCCGCAGGCCGTCCTTATACAGGCAAGCCAGCCGGTAAATCCTTCGGTGGCAAGCCAGCGGGCAAGCCGGGTGCAAAGAGCTTTTCCGGCAAGCCACGCGACGGTGCCGGCAGCGGTCGTCCGGCAGGGGGTGCCCCAAGGGGTGGTCCGAAGGGCAAGAGAGGCTAA
- the rsmD gene encoding 16S rRNA (guanine(966)-N(2))-methyltransferase RsmD, whose translation MRIVGGEFRGRSLAVPKSNAIRPTADRTRESLFNILSHAYPEAIDATRMMDLFAGTGAVGLEGASRGCRHVLFVESSVEGRGLLWENIDALGLHGRTRMLRRDATDLGSVGNLEPFDFLFADPPYGHGLGEKAFAAAADGGWLVPGALAILEERADIVVNAPADYVLLEVRTFGDSKMHFFRYQPA comes from the coding sequence GTGAGGATTGTCGGCGGAGAGTTTCGCGGTCGGTCTCTAGCCGTGCCCAAGTCCAATGCGATCCGGCCAACGGCTGACCGGACGCGGGAGAGCCTGTTCAATATCCTCAGCCACGCCTATCCCGAGGCGATCGACGCGACGCGCATGATGGACCTCTTCGCCGGCACCGGCGCGGTCGGCCTCGAGGGCGCCTCGCGCGGCTGCCGCCACGTGCTGTTTGTCGAAAGCAGCGTCGAGGGCCGTGGCCTTCTCTGGGAAAATATCGATGCGCTCGGCCTGCACGGCCGGACGCGCATGCTGCGTCGCGACGCCACCGATCTCGGCAGCGTCGGCAATCTCGAGCCGTTCGACTTCCTGTTCGCGGATCCACCTTATGGCCACGGCCTCGGCGAGAAAGCCTTCGCGGCGGCAGCCGATGGCGGTTGGCTGGTGCCGGGCGCCCTTGCGATCCTCGAAGAGCGTGCCGATATCGTCGTCAACGCTCCTGCAGATTACGTATTGCTGGAGGTCAGAACCTTTGGCGACAGCAAGATGCACTTTTTCCGCTACCAGCCGGCTTGA
- a CDS encoding patatin-like phospholipase family protein, with product MTRLGDEITDTAYRSSQPSVAVSFGGGGARGLAHIHIIEALDELGIRPVAISGSSIGAIMGAGMASGMSGLEIRDHALSSIGNKKAVANRIWGLRPKSVRGLKIGQFDLERVLRAFLPHQVPDSFDGLRIPMKVIATDYYGQAEVVIEDGDLIEALAASAAIPAVFMPVRRNDRVMIDGGIINPVPYEHLMDLADIVIGVDVVGAPDGDGTHVPNRMESLFGSGQLMMQTAIALKLRLRPPQIFLCPAVGRIGVMDFLKAREILAMSVGIKDELKYALDEILTARQT from the coding sequence ATGACCAGACTGGGTGATGAGATCACCGACACCGCCTACAGATCGTCGCAGCCATCCGTGGCCGTCTCCTTCGGCGGTGGCGGTGCGCGTGGGCTTGCCCATATCCACATCATCGAGGCGCTGGACGAACTCGGCATCCGGCCGGTCGCCATTTCCGGCTCGTCGATCGGCGCGATCATGGGTGCAGGCATGGCGTCTGGCATGAGCGGGCTCGAGATCCGCGACCACGCTCTCTCCAGCATCGGCAACAAAAAGGCTGTCGCCAACCGGATCTGGGGTCTCAGGCCGAAGTCGGTACGCGGCCTGAAGATCGGACAGTTCGATCTCGAGCGTGTGCTGCGGGCCTTTTTGCCGCATCAGGTGCCGGATAGTTTCGACGGTCTGCGCATTCCGATGAAGGTGATCGCTACCGATTATTATGGCCAGGCCGAGGTGGTCATCGAAGATGGCGATCTTATCGAGGCGCTAGCCGCTTCCGCCGCCATTCCGGCCGTTTTCATGCCCGTGCGGCGAAACGACCGCGTCATGATCGACGGCGGCATTATCAATCCGGTGCCTTACGAACATCTGATGGATCTTGCCGATATCGTCATCGGCGTCGATGTTGTCGGCGCGCCGGATGGCGACGGTACCCATGTGCCGAACCGCATGGAAAGCCTGTTCGGCAGCGGCCAGTTGATGATGCAGACGGCGATTGCCCTGAAGCTCCGCCTGCGTCCGCCGCAGATCTTCCTCTGCCCAGCAGTCGGGCGCATCGGCGTCATGGATTTCCTGAAAGCTCGCGAAATCCTCGCCATGTCCGTCGGCATCAAGGACGAGCTGAAATATGCGCTCGATGAGATCCTGACCGCACGCCAGACCTAG
- a CDS encoding monovalent cation:proton antiporter-2 (CPA2) family protein, protein MSAPNAFFTETLLLLGGTVVTAPIFKKLGLGTVLGYLAAGVVIGPVLHGISDGEAVLGVAELGVVFLLFIIGLELKPTRLWQMRRDIFGLGSAQVIFTGMALTLAAWLTGMVDWRGSVIAGFGLALSSTAFAMQILDDQSDINTRYGQRSFSMLLFQDLAIVPLLALITVLDGPKQEAHPLTDLAIAIGAVAGMIVVGRYLLTPLFQVIGRTGAREAMIAAALFVVLGSATLMQMAGLSMAMGAFLSGVMLAESSYRHELEADIEPFRGVLLAIFFIAVGLSLQLQVIYDHAFFILMAVPVLLAIKALVIYALCRISGSSHNDAIRIALLLPQGGEFGFVLFSTAASTGGLLSDSTASLLIAIVTLSMALTPLAVALSKRLMSGDAHEEIDENFEGAGADVLMIGFSRFGQIAAQILLAGGREVTVIDFSADRIRQASSFGFRIYFGDGTRKDVLRSAGIDRAKIVVICTHTREITDKIVELVQAEYSHARIFVRSYDRIHSIALRKVGVDYELRETLESGLLFGRRTLEELGVGEAEAMAIQEDIRRRDEQRLILQTTEGPQAGADMLFSKPVKPEPLIKPKRSVEVIDASDDLSEPASL, encoded by the coding sequence ATGTCAGCCCCCAACGCCTTCTTCACCGAAACGCTGTTGCTGCTCGGCGGCACCGTCGTTACAGCACCGATCTTCAAGAAGCTCGGTCTGGGCACGGTGCTCGGCTACCTGGCGGCCGGCGTCGTCATCGGCCCCGTATTGCACGGCATAAGCGACGGCGAAGCTGTTCTCGGCGTAGCCGAGCTTGGCGTCGTATTCCTGCTGTTCATCATCGGCCTCGAACTGAAGCCGACCAGGCTCTGGCAGATGCGCAGGGATATCTTCGGCCTCGGAAGCGCCCAGGTCATTTTCACCGGCATGGCCCTTACGCTCGCCGCATGGCTTACGGGCATGGTCGACTGGCGCGGCAGCGTCATTGCCGGCTTCGGCCTGGCGCTGTCGTCCACCGCCTTCGCGATGCAGATCCTTGACGACCAGAGCGACATCAACACCCGTTACGGCCAGCGATCCTTCTCGATGCTGCTGTTCCAGGATCTCGCAATCGTACCGCTGCTGGCACTGATCACTGTGCTCGACGGGCCGAAACAGGAAGCCCATCCCCTGACCGATCTTGCCATCGCCATAGGCGCGGTAGCCGGCATGATCGTGGTCGGCCGCTACCTGCTGACGCCGCTGTTCCAGGTGATCGGCCGGACCGGCGCCCGCGAGGCAATGATTGCAGCAGCACTGTTTGTCGTGCTCGGCTCGGCCACGCTGATGCAAATGGCGGGGCTGTCGATGGCAATGGGCGCTTTCCTCTCCGGGGTGATGCTGGCAGAATCCTCGTACAGGCACGAGCTGGAGGCCGATATTGAACCGTTTCGCGGCGTGCTGCTGGCGATTTTCTTCATTGCCGTCGGCCTGTCGCTGCAGCTTCAGGTGATTTACGATCACGCATTTTTCATCCTCATGGCCGTGCCGGTGTTGCTGGCAATCAAGGCGCTGGTCATCTATGCCCTCTGCCGGATATCGGGCTCGTCGCATAACGACGCCATCCGCATCGCCCTGCTGCTGCCCCAGGGCGGCGAATTCGGCTTCGTTCTGTTCAGCACCGCCGCGTCCACCGGCGGATTGCTTTCCGACAGCACTGCCTCGTTGCTGATCGCCATCGTCACGCTGTCGATGGCGCTGACGCCGCTTGCCGTGGCGCTCTCGAAGCGACTGATGTCAGGCGATGCGCATGAAGAGATCGACGAGAATTTCGAGGGCGCCGGCGCCGACGTGCTGATGATCGGTTTTTCGCGCTTCGGCCAGATCGCCGCACAGATCCTGCTTGCCGGAGGCCGCGAGGTGACGGTGATCGACTTTTCCGCCGACCGCATCCGGCAGGCGTCGTCCTTTGGTTTTCGCATCTATTTCGGCGATGGAACCCGCAAGGACGTTCTGCGCTCCGCCGGCATAGACCGCGCCAAGATCGTGGTCATCTGCACCCACACGCGGGAAATCACCGACAAGATCGTCGAACTGGTGCAGGCTGAATATTCCCATGCCCGGATTTTCGTGCGCAGCTACGACCGCATCCACTCCATCGCGCTGCGAAAAGTGGGCGTCGATTACGAGCTGCGTGAAACGCTGGAATCAGGCCTATTGTTCGGCCGGCGGACCCTCGAGGAACTCGGAGTCGGTGAAGCGGAGGCAATGGCGATCCAGGAAGATATCCGCAGGCGCGACGAGCAGCGACTGATTCTGCAGACGACGGAAGGTCCGCAGGCAGGTGCCGACATGCTGTTTTCGAAGCCGGTCAAGCCGGAACCGCTGATCAAGCCAAAGCGGTCGGTCGAAGTCATCGATGCCAGCGACGATCTGTCGGAGCCAGCGAGTCTCTAG